The DNA region GCTTTTAATATCGCTTCCTCAATTTTTGAAATTGATTTATCCAAACAATGCGCAATCTCGGTATATGATACCATGATTTGTTTTGGCACACCCGTCATGAGGTCACGGCCTTGTACGGCAAAATCACCCGGTGGCTCGCTTAGTTCAGGAAGCGCGGCGCCAACCTCAATTTTAATTTTTTCGGCAGTACGGTCACCAATCATGATGTTATGCTGGCGACGGATATATTGAACAATGTCCGAATCAAAGTTATCTCCTGCTACGCGGATCGATTGGTCGCACACGATACCTGATAAAGCGATAACGGCAATTTCAGTAGTACCACCACCAATATCGATGATCATGTTGCCCATAGGTTCTTCCACGTCGATACCGATACCTACAGCAGCCGCCATTGGCTCGTGGATGAGGTAAACCTCTTTGGCGCCGGCAATCTCGGCCGAGTCGCGCACCGCACGTTTCTCAACCTCGGTAATACCCGAAGGGATACAGATCACCATACGCAGCGATGGA from Mucilaginibacter sp. SJ includes:
- a CDS encoding rod shape-determining protein yields the protein MGLFNFFTQEIAIDLGTANTLIIHNDKVVVDEPSIVAFDRTTNKVIAIGRQAMQMEGKTHDNIRTVRPLKDGVIADFNAAEHMIRGMIKMINQGKGWFFPSLRMVICIPSGITEVEKRAVRDSAEIAGAKEVYLIHEPMAAAVGIGIDVEEPMGNMIIDIGGGTTEIAVIALSGIVCDQSIRVAGDNFDSDIVQYIRRQHNIMIGDRTAEKIKIEVGAALPELSEPPGDFAVQGRDLMTGVPKQIMVSYTEIAHCLDKSISKIEEAILKALEITPPELSADIYQTGIYLTGGGALLRGLDKRVAAKTKLPVHVAEDPLRAVVRGTGTALKNIGNFKFLMQ